In Odocoileus virginianus isolate 20LAN1187 ecotype Illinois chromosome 23, Ovbor_1.2, whole genome shotgun sequence, one DNA window encodes the following:
- the PYROXD1 gene encoding pyridine nucleotide-disulfide oxidoreductase domain-containing protein 1 isoform X2, protein MLENRFPNIKVIESGVKQLKSKERCILTEDGNQHIYKKLCLCAGAKPKLICEGNPYVLGIRDTDSAQEFQKQLTKAKRIMIIGNGGIALELVYEIEGCEVIWVIKDKAIGNTFFDAGAAEFLTSKLIDEKPEAKIAQKRTRYTTEGRKKEAQTRANAGNIGSALGPDWHEGLDLKGTKEFSHKIHIETMCEVKKIYLQEEFRISEKKSLSFPRDHHDQSVTTDKEIWPVYVELTNEKIFGCDFIVSATGVTPNTEPFLCGNNFDVGEDGGLKVDDHMHTSLPDIYAAGDICTASWHPSPVWLQMRLWTQARQMGWYAAKCMAAASVGESIDMDFSFELFAHVTKFFNYKVVLLGKYNAQGLGSNHELLLRCTKGQEYIKAVLQNGRMMGAVLIGETDLEETFENLILNQMNLSAYGEDLLDPNIDIEDYFD, encoded by the exons ATGTTAGAAAATCGCTTTCCCAACATTAAGGTTATAGAATCTGGAGTAAAGCAACTAAAGAGCAAAGAGCGT TGCATTTTAACTGAAGATGGCAATCAGCATATTTATAAGAAGCTCTGTCTGTGTGCTGGAGCGAAACCAAAATTGATATGTGAAGGAAATCCTTATGTGTTAGGAATCCGTGATACAGACAGTGCACAG GAATTTCAGAAACAACTTACTAAAGCTAAGAGAATAATGATCATAGGGAATGGTGGTATCGCACTTGAATTGGT GTATGAAATTGAAGGCTGTGAAGTAATTTGGGTCATTAAAGATAAAGCAATTGGCAATACTTTCTTCGATGCAGGAGCAGCTGAATTCTTGACTTCAAAGCTCATTGATGAAAAACCAGAGGCTAAAATTGCACAAAAAAGAACCAGATATACAACTGAAG GACGGAAAAAGGAAGCACAAACCAGAGCTAATGCTGGTAACATAGGCAGCGCCCTGGGACCTGACTGGCATGAAGGGCTGGAtcttaaaggaacaaaagag ttttctcataAAATTCACATTGAAACCATGTGTGAAGTAAAGAAAATTTACCTTCAGGAAGAATTTAGAATTTCTGAGAAAAAATCCTTGTCTTTTCCAAGAGACCATCATGATCAGTCAGTTACTACTGACAAAG agatatgGCCTGTATATGTGGAATTGACCAATGAAAAGATATTTGGCTGCGATTTCATTGTCAGTGCTACAGGAGTTACACCAAATACAGAACCTTTTCTCTGTGGCAACAAT TTTGATGTAGGAGAAGACGGTGGCCTGAAGGTGGATGACCACATGCACACGTCCCTTCCTGACATCTATGCTGCAGGTGATATTTGCACAGCCTCCTGGCATCCCAGCCCTGTTTGGCTGCAG ATGAGGCTGTGGACCCAGGCTAGGCAGATGGGCTGGTATGCGGCGAAGTGCATGGCTGCAGCTAGTGTGGGAGAGTCCATTGACATGGATTTCAGCTTTGAACTTTTCGCTCATGTAACAAAATTTTTTAACTATAAG GTTGTATTACTGGGAAAATACAATGCACAGGGTTTGGGTTCAAACCACGAACTACTGCTGAGGTGTACCAAAGGGCAGGAGTACATCAAAGCCGTCCTGCAGAACGGGCGAATGATGGGCGCAGTCTTAATTGGTGAAACCGACTtagaagaaacatttgaaaatttaattttaaaccaGATGAACCTTTCAGCATATGGAGAAGATCTGCTGGATCCAAATATTGATATAGAAGATTATTTTGACTAA
- the PYROXD1 gene encoding pyridine nucleotide-disulfide oxidoreductase domain-containing protein 1 isoform X3 — protein MIIGNGGIALELVYEIEGCEVIWVIKDKAIGNTFFDAGAAEFLTSKLIDEKPEAKIAQKRTRYTTEGRKKEAQTRANAGNIGSALGPDWHEGLDLKGTKEFSHKIHIETMCEVKKIYLQEEFRISEKKSLSFPRDHHDQSVTTDKEIWPVYVELTNEKIFGCDFIVSATGVTPNTEPFLCGNNFDVGEDGGLKVDDHMHTSLPDIYAAGDICTASWHPSPVWLQMRLWTQARQMGWYAAKCMAAASVGESIDMDFSFELFAHVTKFFNYKVVLLGKYNAQGLGSNHELLLRCTKGQEYIKAVLQNGRMMGAVLIGETDLEETFENLILNQMNLSAYGEDLLDPNIDIEDYFD, from the exons ATGATCATAGGGAATGGTGGTATCGCACTTGAATTGGT GTATGAAATTGAAGGCTGTGAAGTAATTTGGGTCATTAAAGATAAAGCAATTGGCAATACTTTCTTCGATGCAGGAGCAGCTGAATTCTTGACTTCAAAGCTCATTGATGAAAAACCAGAGGCTAAAATTGCACAAAAAAGAACCAGATATACAACTGAAG GACGGAAAAAGGAAGCACAAACCAGAGCTAATGCTGGTAACATAGGCAGCGCCCTGGGACCTGACTGGCATGAAGGGCTGGAtcttaaaggaacaaaagag ttttctcataAAATTCACATTGAAACCATGTGTGAAGTAAAGAAAATTTACCTTCAGGAAGAATTTAGAATTTCTGAGAAAAAATCCTTGTCTTTTCCAAGAGACCATCATGATCAGTCAGTTACTACTGACAAAG agatatgGCCTGTATATGTGGAATTGACCAATGAAAAGATATTTGGCTGCGATTTCATTGTCAGTGCTACAGGAGTTACACCAAATACAGAACCTTTTCTCTGTGGCAACAAT TTTGATGTAGGAGAAGACGGTGGCCTGAAGGTGGATGACCACATGCACACGTCCCTTCCTGACATCTATGCTGCAGGTGATATTTGCACAGCCTCCTGGCATCCCAGCCCTGTTTGGCTGCAG ATGAGGCTGTGGACCCAGGCTAGGCAGATGGGCTGGTATGCGGCGAAGTGCATGGCTGCAGCTAGTGTGGGAGAGTCCATTGACATGGATTTCAGCTTTGAACTTTTCGCTCATGTAACAAAATTTTTTAACTATAAG GTTGTATTACTGGGAAAATACAATGCACAGGGTTTGGGTTCAAACCACGAACTACTGCTGAGGTGTACCAAAGGGCAGGAGTACATCAAAGCCGTCCTGCAGAACGGGCGAATGATGGGCGCAGTCTTAATTGGTGAAACCGACTtagaagaaacatttgaaaatttaattttaaaccaGATGAACCTTTCAGCATATGGAGAAGATCTGCTGGATCCAAATATTGATATAGAAGATTATTTTGACTAA
- the RECQL gene encoding ATP-dependent DNA helicase Q1 has protein sequence MASISALSEELDSVTSELHAVDIQIQELLERQQELIQKKNVLTKRIKLCLEDSDAGESSECDSSPASWNKEDFPWSGKVKDVLQNVFKLQKFRPLQLETINVTMSGKEVFLVMPTGGGKSLCYQLPALCSDGFTLVICPLISLMEDQLMVLKQLGISATMLNASSSKEHVKWVHAEMVNKNSKLKLIYVTPEKIAKSKMFMSRLEKAYEARRFTRIAVDEVHCCSQWGHDFRPDYKALGILKRQFPNASLIGLTATATSHVLKDAQKILCVEKCFTFTASFNRPNLYYEVRQKPSNTEDFIEDIVKLINGRYKGQSGIIYCFSQKDSEQVTISLQKLGIPAGAYHANMEPEDKTKVHRRWSANEIQVVVATVAFGMGIDKPDVRFVIHHSMSKSMENYYQESGRAGRDDMKADCILYYGFGDIFRISSMVVMENVGQQKLYEMVSYCQNINKCRRVLIAQHFDEVWSPEACNKMCDNCCKEISFERKNVTAYCRDLIKILKQAEDLNEKLTPLKLIDSWMGKGASKLRVAGLAPPTLPREDLEKIIAHFLIQQYLKEDYSFTAYATISYLKVGPKASLLNNEAHVITMRVKKPMQNCFRTESPQTCHSEGTDKKREEKTPSTFLKRSANMLQQPDCKNTGAKKRKTDNA, from the exons CTCTGAGTGAGGAACTGGATTCTGTAACGAGTGAGCTACATGCAGTAGACATTCAAATCCAGGAACTTCTGGAAAGGCAGCAGGAgctcattcagaaaaaaaatgtactgacGAAGAGAATAAAGCTGTGTTTagaggactctgatgctggggagagCAGTGAATGTGATTCTTCACCTGCCTCTTGGAATAAAGAAG attTTCCATGGTCTGGTAAAGTTAAAGATGTTCTACAAAATGTCTTTAAACTGCAGAAGTTCAGGCCACTTCAGCTCGAAACTATTAACGTCACAATGTCTGGAAAGGAGGTATTTCTCGTTATGCCTACAGGAGGGGGAAAGAGCTTATGCTACCAGTTACCAGCACTGTGTTCAGATG gttTTACCCTTGTGATTTGCCCACTAATCTCCCTTATGGAAGACCAGTTAATGGTTCTGAAACAATTAGGAATTTCAGCTACCATGTTAAATGCTTCTAGTTCTAAG GAGCATGTGAAATGGGTTCATGCTGAAATGGTAAATAAAAACTCCAAGCTAAAGCTGATTTATGTGACTCCAGAGAAaattgcaaaaagcaaaatgtttatgTCAAGACTAGAAAAAGCCTATGAAGCAAGAAGATTTACCCGAATTGCTGTAGATGAAGTTCACTGCTGTAGTCAGTGGGGACACGATTTCAGACCTG atTATAAGGCTCTTGGTATCTTGAAGCGGCAGTTCCCAAATGCGTCACTAATTGGACTGACCGCAACAGCGACCAGTCACGTTTTGAAGGATGCTCAGAAAATATTGTGCGttgaaaaatgttttactttcacGGCTTCTTTTAATCGGCCAAATCTCTATTATGAG GTTCGGCAGAAGCCCTCAAATACTGAAGATTTTATTGAGGACATTGTAAAGCTCATTAATGGAAGATACAAGGGGCAATCAG GAATCATATATTGCTTTTCTCAGAAAGACTCTGAGCAAGTTACAATTAGTTTACAGAAATTGGGGATTCCTGCAGGTGCATACCATGCCAATATGGAACCAGAAGATAAGACCAAGGTTCACAGAAGATGGTCAGCGAATGAAATTCAG GTAGTTGTGGCAACAGTTGCATTTGGTATGGGAATTGATAAGCCAGATGTGAGGTTTGTTATTCATCATTCAATGAGTAAATCTatggaaaattattaccaagagAGTGGCCGTGCAG GTCGAGATGACATGAAAGCAGACTGTATTTTGTATTATGGCTTTGGAGATATATTCAGGATAAGTTCAATGGTGGTGATGGAAAATGTGGGACAACAAAAGCTTTATGAGATGGTGTCCTACTGTCAAAACATAAACAA ATGTCGCCGTGTATTGATAGCTCAACATTTTGATGAAGTATGGAGTCCAGAAGCATGTAACAAAATGTGTGATAACTGCTGTAAAGAGATTT catttgaaagaaagaatgtaACTGCATACTGCAGGGATCTTATTAAGATCCTGAAACAGGCCGAGGACCTGAATGAAAAGCTCACTCCACTAAAACTGATTGACTCTTGGATGGGAAAGGGTGCCTCGAAATTGAGAGTGGCAGGCCTTGCTCCCCCCACACTTCCTCGTGAAGACCTGGAGAAAATCATTGCACACTTCCTCATACAGCAGTATCTCAA AGAGGACTACAGTTTTACAGCTTATGCTACCATTTCATATTTGAAAGTAGGACCTAAAGCTAGTCTTCTGAACAACGAGGCCCACGTTATTACCATGAGAGTAAAGAAGCCCATGCAGAACTGTTTCAGG ACTGAATCACCTCAAACCTGTCATTCTGAAGGAACTgataaaaagagggaagaaaaaactCCAAGTACCTTCCTGAAGAGGTCTGCAAACATGCTTCAGCAACCTGATTGTAAGAATACAGgggctaagaaaagaaaaactgataatgCATGA